The following are encoded together in the Bacteroidales bacterium genome:
- a CDS encoding BlaI/MecI/CopY family transcriptional regulator produces the protein HEYFPLISKKEYRRNYFKNFLHNYFSNNYMALTSFFTKEQDLSLQELEAIKQLIDEQIEEKKK, from the coding sequence CACGAATATTTTCCTTTGATTTCCAAAAAGGAATATCGTAGAAATTATTTTAAAAATTTCCTACATAATTATTTTAGTAATAATTATATGGCTTTAACATCCTTTTTTACAAAAGAACAGGATTTGAGTTTACAAGAGTTGGAAGCCATTAAACAGCTTATAGATGAACAGATAGAAGAAAAGAAAAAGTAA